The Desulfovibrio sp. TomC genomic sequence TTGAGTGGCGGCGGGCTTGGGGCACCGGGCAGGCGCGGGAGCGCCTTTTTTGAGCAACCGCAAGTAGACGACCGGTCTACTACTAAACAAGGAGACTGTCATGACCGACATCGGGATTCTGACCTGTTCCAATACGACCCAGGATGTGGGGTGCTCGACGTTTGGCTGCCTGCGGGCGGCCAGTGAGGGAACCGGGCACTTTGCCGGCTATGCCGATGGCGTGCGGGTGGTCGGGGTCATCAACTGTGCCGGATGTCCGGGCCGGCATGCTCACGACAAGATTCTGCGTCGGGTCGGGGCCTTGGCCGCTTCCGGAGTCACGGCCATTCATCTGGCCGCCTGCATGGTCGAGAGTTGTCCGTTTGTGGGGAAATATGAGCGCACGATCCAGGCGGCGTATCCGGAGCTGGCGGTGGTCCGGGGAACGCATCCGCAGCCGCCGGCGGAGTTCCTGGAGCGTCTTCAGGCCCAGATGATCGCGCCGCGCAAGTCCGTGCCGCAGATCGCGGCGGAGTTTCGGGCCGCCGCGGGCGGAGAGTGAACAGAAAGGGGACAGGCCTTCGGCGGCCAAAGGACAGTGCCCTTTGGAATCCCGCCTGGGGTTCGTTTGATTTGACCGGGTACGCGGCCAAGCCGACAGGCGGAAGTTGCGCCGGAAAAGATGGGAAGAAAGGCCGGGACCGTACCCTGTGGCGTTGACCTCGACGGGAATCCCCGCGCAGGGAGGCATGGTCCAAGGAGGCCGGGCCTGTTCCTGAAAATACGGGGAGGCTGCTTCCCCGGTCTGGCAACCGGGAATGCAGCCTCCCACTCTTCGAGGACTGTCGCTGGGACCAGGGGCCGACCCCGACGTCGCGGTTACGCCGGTCCGTCTTTCCGGATGACGGGCGGCCGCCCCTGGCACATGGTACGTCCTGTGTTCCCTGGCGTCGCCTCTCCCCTACACGTCCATGATCTCAAGGTAGACCAGGGTCTGGTTGAGCAACTGGTAGGCGATTTCGCCAAAGGTGACCGGTCCGGTGAAGGGATCGGTCTTTTTGCCTTCCAGTTCGGAGTACAAGTAGTTGAGGATGCAGTTGCAGGAGAAGACCACCCGGGATGATTCGATGGAGCCTTCCTTCTGCAGCCGGTCGTTGAAGACCTTGACGTAGTCGGAGACGGGGCGGGCATGCTTGTAGCGGATGCCGGTAAAGACCGGCGCGTAGAATTTGACCTGCCCTTCCACTTCGTCGACGTCCTGGAAGCTGATGTTGACCATGGCGCCGTAGTAGTCGGCCACGAGCGGCAGCTTGGTGTCGAGCTTGTTCTTGACGATATAGGCGGCGAAGTTGCGCTTTTCGCCGTTGACCATGACGTCCTTGGCCGAGTTGCCGTCGGAGGAGAAGGTCAGGATGTCGCCGTCGCCCTGTTCGAAGAGATTGATGATGCCGATTTCGGCCACTTTGCCTTCGGGCAACTGGGCCTGGAGCACCAGGGCGGCGTCTTCCAGGATTTCGCCGGTGCGGCCGTTGAGCACTTTGGGGGTCTTTTTGCCGAGGTCGCTTAAGTGCACGCCGGCCACCCAGCCAATGAGCGGGCGGATGCCGAAGTCTTTGTAATTGGGGCCGTTTAAGGCAAACGCCTGGTGTGTCTTGCTGGCGGCGGGCAGGATGATGAAGCTGAAACCGTGCTTGGGGCCTTCGGTGTAGACCCGGGCCAGGCTGTTGGCGTCATAGGTGGCGATCTCGATGGAAGCGGCACAGTCGGTGATGTCTGTGGCGCAGATCATTTCCCGGCTGACCATGCCGCCTTCGGTGGCGGAAATAAAATACGGGATGGTCCCGGCGATCCAGTCGCCCTTGGGCAACTGGCGCAGGGCATCTTCATCACCGGCCAGGAGGAGTTTACGGCCAGCCTCAATTTTTTGTTTGATATCCGCGACGGTGGAGATGGTCTGTTGCATGATGCCCTCCTAGCCGAAAATGGTTTTCAAATCGTCCTGGACGCTGGGCATATTCACGTTGTTGGCGAAGATGGCGTAGATCTGGTCTACGCTGGAACTGATGTTTTCCGGCGATGGATCTTCCTTGACGGCGCGAGTCAGTCGTCCAAGCAGAATTTTGGCAGCGAGGAACTTGAGTTGGAATGCCTTTTTCCCGGTCACGATGTCTGCCCAAGCTTTGTTGCTCTTGCTGGGTACATCCATATTCGCCTCCTTCGTTGTGCGGCAGCGCGATGTTGCATCTTTTGCATAAAGCCTGGTCAGCTTTTTCCGGCCGGGGTGTGCAGCCCAGACACAGATCTGACGTACCGGCTCGTAGGGGCATGGAACGTCCTCGGGGTCTCTGCC encodes the following:
- a CDS encoding CGGC domain-containing protein, yielding MTDIGILTCSNTTQDVGCSTFGCLRAASEGTGHFAGYADGVRVVGVINCAGCPGRHAHDKILRRVGALAASGVTAIHLAACMVESCPFVGKYERTIQAAYPELAVVRGTHPQPPAEFLERLQAQMIAPRKSVPQIAAEFRAAAGGE
- a CDS encoding DUF6976 family protein — translated: MQQTISTVADIKQKIEAGRKLLLAGDEDALRQLPKGDWIAGTIPYFISATEGGMVSREMICATDITDCAASIEIATYDANSLARVYTEGPKHGFSFIILPAASKTHQAFALNGPNYKDFGIRPLIGWVAGVHLSDLGKKTPKVLNGRTGEILEDAALVLQAQLPEGKVAEIGIINLFEQGDGDILTFSSDGNSAKDVMVNGEKRNFAAYIVKNKLDTKLPLVADYYGAMVNISFQDVDEVEGQVKFYAPVFTGIRYKHARPVSDYVKVFNDRLQKEGSIESSRVVFSCNCILNYLYSELEGKKTDPFTGPVTFGEIAYQLLNQTLVYLEIMDV